From Halotia branconii CENA392, the proteins below share one genomic window:
- a CDS encoding CmcJ/NvfI family oxidoreductase, whose amino-acid sequence MTLRGVDNIDELLQQRFALINLWRAITPVYESLLAVCHALSIAPKDFVASDLVCRDYVSGSYLITYNPTHQWFYLPQMQPSKALLFKCFDSKEDGRARFAAHTGFDDPTSPPDAPTRESIELRALVFYPT is encoded by the coding sequence TTGACCTTGAGGGGGGTAGATAACATTGATGAATTGCTACAGCAAAGGTTTGCTTTGATTAACCTTTGGCGAGCGATCACTCCGGTTTATGAGTCACTATTAGCAGTGTGCCACGCTCTTAGTATCGCACCAAAAGACTTCGTAGCTAGTGACCTTGTGTGCCGGGATTACGTTAGTGGAAGCTACTTAATAACCTATAACCCAACACATCAATGGTTCTACTTACCCCAAATGCAACCCTCAAAAGCACTATTGTTTAAGTGCTTTGACTCAAAAGAAGATGGACGGGCGAGGTTTGCTGCTCATACTGGGTTTGATGATCCAACAAGCCCACCGGATGCCCCAACTAGGGAAAGTATTGAATTGCGGGCGCTGGTTTTCTATCCTACATGA
- a CDS encoding NblA/ycf18 family protein — MNYPIELSLEQEFSLRVFADQVQQMSGEQAKEFLPMLYQQMMMREKTYQELLKQEWKRNSDAVSR; from the coding sequence ATGAACTATCCCATTGAATTATCTTTAGAACAAGAATTTAGCTTGAGAGTTTTTGCTGACCAAGTGCAGCAGATGTCTGGTGAACAAGCTAAAGAGTTTTTGCCCATGCTGTACCAGCAGATGATGATGAGGGAAAAGACTTACCAAGAATTGCTCAAACAGGAGTGGAAACGTAATTCAGATGCTGTATCTAGGTAA
- a CDS encoding EF-hand domain-containing protein, translated as MATEQELQSLFNTLDTNQDGKVSINELFLSPGLSAIISAETGVSSPQELIATHGNEDGSITFEQLKRVVQETGNLN; from the coding sequence ATGGCAACCGAGCAAGAGCTTCAATCTCTCTTTAATACCTTAGATACCAATCAAGATGGTAAAGTCTCGATTAATGAGCTTTTTTTAAGCCCTGGTTTAAGTGCGATCATCTCAGCAGAAACAGGTGTGAGTAGTCCCCAAGAATTAATAGCTACGCACGGCAATGAAGACGGTAGTATTACCTTTGAGCAGTTAAAGAGAGTTGTTCAAGAAACTGGAAATCTAAATTAA
- a CDS encoding trifunctional serine/threonine-protein kinase/ATP-binding protein/sensor histidine kinase, whose protein sequence is MATQNTSPIIPGYQISSQLYAGSRTRVYQAIRERDRLPVVIKLLTSAYPNFNELLQFRNQYTISKNLNIPGIIHPLSLEPYGNGYILVMEDTGGVALGEYIQTTTLSLVELLTIAIQLTDILHDLHHNRVIHKDIKPANILIHPQTKQVQLIDFSIASLLPKETQEIKNPNVLEGTLAYISPEQTGRMNRGIDYRSDFYALGVTFYELLTGELPFTSDDPMKLVHCHIAKMPTALGNRELLTGNRAGIPQVLSDIVMKLMAKNAEDRYQSALGLKHDLATCLAQLKDTGEIRDFAIGKRDVCDRFLIPEKLYGRESEVATLLQAFERVANGTAEMMLVAGFSGIGKTAVVNEVHKPITRQQGYFIKGKFDQFNRNIPFSAFVQALRDLMGQLLSESDAQLAEWQSQILEVLADNGQVIIEVIPELERVIGKQPPAPELSPSAAQNRFNLLFQKFIAVFTTAEHPLVMFLDDLQWADLASLQLIKLLMEDRRYLLLLGAYRDNEVQAAHPFILTVEELKKAGKTVNTITLAPLTLSDTNQLVADTLHCTTERDSFGVASLTLPLTKLIDRNTQGNPFFLTQFLKSLHEDGQITFNCHQGYWECDIAQIKALSLTDDVVEFLTYQLQKLPNKTQNVLKLAACIGNCFDLKTLAIVSQQSPTNAATALWKALQEGLIVPTSQSYKFFQAENSELDSQARVDDRGVNLTYRFLHDRIKQAAYKLIAEDGKQTTHLAIGQLLHASTPETELEANIFEIVNHLNIGIDLLVQPEKKLELAQLNLIAGRKAKAAVAYNAAVNYFIQGIDLLPSNTWTVHYELTLNLHHERLEAACLNTDFDKLAVWGDIVLQSATCLLDTIKVYETRMTGFRSQGQFAKVVETGLQVLKLLGVEFPEQPTMADISTATQQTRQLWMGRAPLSLLDLPVMSEPHQLAAMQIMTTLVSSAFIGKPTLLPLLTSKQVEMAIGFGNSSFAISSYADYGMTLCGLMGDIDAGYEFGQLSLKLLEQYQIDAFKSRAYFVVNSFIRHWKEPLNHSIPCLLEGYHSGLETGDLVCVALNLVSYSQCSYWSGRELNDLAKEMETYRQVISQVKQEATIKYLDCYLQAILNLLGQAEVPYCLQGKVFNAAEILPSLQAVSNRTGLFYLHFNQAVLCYLFGEYQTASQQAALAEQYSNAITGYFVAVVRVFYDALIHLARYTDANADEQSAILERINAHQEKLQTWATHAPFNHQHRCSLVAAERYRVLGEFAEAIEHYDLAIAQAKTYGYVQEEALSNELAAKFYLSWGKQKVAAGYMQEAYYCYAHWGAKAKTEDLENRYPNLLHVILQQGVQPLNVLETLSQNATQLSVHSSTDLSRDSSISINTLDFAAILKASQSLSGTIQLDELLYQLTQIILQHSGGDRCALILPNSQGEWQVRAIATPETIKLYSQPLESNPDLPLKLIHYVKNTQEIVMIDELKTNLPVIDEYLRQRQPKSLLCLPILNQGHLIGILYLKNRSTSGVFTSNRILILNFLCIQAAISLENARLYQDSQIYAQQLEQSLEKLRLSEARFQKLADNVPGMIYQIRIKADGSASVPYVSSGCQTLYEVPAEDFLSGKYSLRDFEHPDDGAEAFRAVIESAQNLTPFQHEWRIVTPNGNIKWVKAASQPERKEDGEMVWDGMLINISDRKRAEAAIEQKSQELEKALQELQKAQLQMVQNEKMSALGNLVAGVAHEMNNPLGFISASLVQAKPTLADITEHLKLYQKTLPNPQEEIIDHAEEIDLDYSLEDFPKMIDAMVIACDRLKNISTSLRTFSRADKEYKVLFNINEGIDSTILILKHRLKANEQRPEIVVITEYANLSPIPCFPGQLNQVFMNILANAIDALDESNTERSFHDIQADPHKIIIKTAIENHNLKISIADNGKGMSEDIKTRIFDHLFTTKAIGKGTGLGLAISRQIVEEKHGGIIEVNSVLGAGTEFVISIPAVDEFIKLHS, encoded by the coding sequence ATGGCTACACAAAACACCAGCCCGATCATTCCTGGATATCAAATTAGCTCTCAACTGTATGCAGGCTCCAGAACCAGAGTATATCAAGCTATTCGAGAGCGAGATAGACTCCCAGTCGTCATCAAACTTTTGACCTCAGCATATCCCAACTTCAACGAATTACTACAATTTCGCAACCAATATACCATTAGCAAAAATCTCAACATTCCCGGAATCATTCATCCCTTATCATTAGAACCTTATGGCAATGGTTATATTTTGGTAATGGAAGATACGGGAGGAGTAGCTTTAGGAGAATACATTCAAACCACTACTCTTTCTCTGGTAGAACTTTTAACGATCGCCATTCAATTAACTGATATTCTCCACGATTTACACCACAACCGTGTTATCCACAAAGACATCAAACCTGCCAATATTCTCATTCATCCCCAAACAAAACAAGTTCAACTGATTGACTTTAGTATTGCCTCTCTGTTACCTAAAGAAACCCAAGAAATTAAAAATCCCAATGTCTTAGAAGGTACACTTGCTTATATTTCTCCCGAACAAACCGGCAGAATGAACCGAGGCATAGACTACCGTAGCGATTTTTATGCACTGGGTGTGACATTTTATGAATTATTAACCGGAGAGTTACCATTTACCTCGGATGACCCGATGAAGTTGGTACATTGTCATATTGCTAAAATGCCTACGGCATTAGGGAACAGGGAACTCTTAACAGGGAACAGAGCAGGCATTCCGCAGGTACTTTCTGATATTGTTATGAAGTTGATGGCAAAAAATGCCGAGGATAGATATCAAAGTGCGTTGGGATTAAAGCATGATTTAGCAACTTGTTTGGCGCAACTTAAAGATACAGGAGAAATTAGAGATTTTGCGATTGGCAAGCGGGACGTGTGCGATCGCTTCTTAATTCCCGAAAAACTCTATGGACGAGAATCAGAAGTTGCTACCTTGTTGCAAGCTTTTGAGCGTGTCGCCAATGGCACAGCAGAAATGATGCTGGTAGCGGGATTTTCTGGGATTGGTAAAACTGCCGTCGTCAATGAAGTTCACAAGCCCATTACCCGGCAGCAGGGGTACTTTATTAAAGGTAAGTTCGATCAATTCAATCGCAATATTCCCTTCTCTGCTTTTGTGCAAGCTTTGCGCGATTTGATGGGGCAGTTGTTGTCTGAGTCTGATGCACAATTGGCCGAGTGGCAAAGCCAGATTCTAGAAGTTCTGGCAGACAATGGCCAAGTTATTATTGAGGTGATTCCAGAACTAGAGCGAGTGATTGGCAAACAACCGCCTGCGCCAGAACTGTCGCCAAGTGCGGCACAAAATCGGTTTAACTTATTATTCCAAAAGTTTATTGCCGTCTTTACCACAGCAGAACATCCCTTAGTGATGTTTTTAGATGATTTGCAGTGGGCAGATTTAGCTTCCCTACAATTAATTAAACTGCTGATGGAAGATCGGCGTTATCTGCTGTTGTTAGGGGCTTATCGAGATAATGAAGTACAAGCTGCCCACCCGTTTATCTTGACGGTGGAGGAACTGAAGAAAGCTGGAAAGACTGTCAATACAATTACCCTCGCCCCCCTGACTTTGAGTGATACGAATCAGTTGGTTGCTGATACCTTGCATTGTACGACCGAGCGAGACTCCTTTGGAGTCGCTTCGCTAACGCTTCCCCTGACAAAATTAATCGATCGCAATACTCAAGGTAATCCCTTTTTTCTCACCCAGTTTCTCAAAAGCTTACACGAAGATGGGCAGATTACTTTTAATTGCCATCAAGGTTACTGGGAATGCGATATTGCCCAAATTAAGGCACTATCTCTTACCGATGATGTGGTGGAATTTCTCACCTACCAGTTGCAGAAATTACCTAACAAAACGCAAAATGTACTGAAGCTAGCCGCTTGCATTGGCAACTGTTTTGATTTAAAAACCTTGGCGATCGTTTCACAGCAATCTCCAACCAATGCGGCGACAGCGTTATGGAAAGCGTTGCAAGAGGGCTTGATTGTACCAACCAGCCAGAGTTACAAGTTCTTTCAAGCAGAGAATAGCGAACTTGATTCCCAAGCAAGGGTTGACGATCGCGGTGTCAATTTAACTTATCGCTTTCTGCATGATCGCATCAAACAAGCTGCTTACAAGCTAATTGCGGAAGATGGCAAACAAACAACCCATTTGGCGATCGGTCAATTATTACACGCTAGTACACCTGAAACTGAACTAGAAGCAAATATCTTTGAAATTGTCAACCACCTGAATATAGGTATTGACTTGCTCGTTCAGCCTGAGAAAAAACTTGAGTTAGCCCAACTGAATTTAATCGCAGGGCGCAAAGCAAAAGCGGCGGTTGCCTATAATGCTGCTGTCAACTACTTCATCCAAGGCATTGATTTACTACCTTCTAATACCTGGACAGTACACTACGAATTGACCCTGAATTTGCATCACGAGCGTCTGGAAGCTGCCTGCTTGAATACAGACTTTGACAAGCTAGCAGTGTGGGGTGACATTGTGTTGCAATCTGCTACTTGTTTGCTGGACACCATCAAAGTCTATGAAACCCGAATGACGGGATTTCGGTCTCAAGGTCAATTTGCCAAAGTAGTTGAGACTGGGTTGCAAGTGCTGAAATTACTCGGCGTGGAATTTCCCGAACAACCGACTATGGCAGATATTAGCACAGCAACCCAACAGACAAGGCAACTATGGATGGGGCGCGCACCCTTAAGCTTGCTGGATTTACCTGTAATGAGCGAGCCGCATCAACTGGCAGCCATGCAAATAATGACTACACTAGTCTCTTCTGCATTTATTGGTAAACCGACACTGTTACCACTACTCACATCTAAGCAAGTGGAGATGGCTATCGGGTTTGGCAATTCATCTTTTGCTATCTCTTCCTATGCAGACTACGGCATGACTCTTTGTGGTTTGATGGGAGATATTGATGCTGGGTATGAATTTGGGCAACTTTCATTAAAGTTACTAGAACAATACCAGATCGACGCTTTTAAAAGCAGAGCTTATTTTGTTGTCAACAGCTTTATTCGGCACTGGAAAGAACCATTAAATCACAGTATCCCATGTTTACTAGAAGGTTATCACAGCGGCTTAGAAACCGGAGATTTGGTATGCGTGGCGTTGAACCTAGTGTCATATAGTCAATGTAGCTATTGGAGTGGTCGAGAATTAAATGATTTGGCTAAAGAAATGGAGACTTATCGGCAAGTCATCAGCCAGGTCAAACAAGAAGCAACGATAAAATATCTAGATTGTTACCTGCAAGCAATTCTCAATTTATTGGGACAAGCTGAAGTTCCCTATTGTTTGCAGGGCAAAGTCTTCAATGCCGCCGAAATTTTGCCCAGCTTACAAGCTGTTAGCAATCGCACGGGGTTATTCTATCTTCATTTCAATCAAGCTGTTCTGTGTTATTTGTTCGGAGAATACCAAACAGCCTCACAACAAGCAGCCTTAGCAGAACAGTATAGTAATGCTATAACTGGCTATTTTGTCGCAGTTGTCCGAGTTTTTTATGATGCTTTAATTCATCTAGCACGCTACACCGATGCTAACGCTGATGAACAATCAGCTATTTTAGAGCGAATCAATGCCCATCAAGAAAAACTACAAACTTGGGCTACTCATGCTCCATTCAATCATCAACATCGCTGTTCACTTGTGGCAGCAGAACGCTATCGAGTGCTTGGTGAATTTGCTGAGGCAATAGAACATTACGATTTAGCTATTGCCCAAGCCAAAACATACGGTTATGTGCAAGAAGAAGCACTCAGCAATGAACTGGCAGCTAAATTTTACCTCAGTTGGGGCAAACAGAAGGTAGCGGCAGGCTATATGCAAGAAGCTTACTACTGTTACGCTCATTGGGGCGCAAAAGCCAAAACTGAGGATTTGGAAAATCGCTACCCCAATTTACTGCACGTTATTCTCCAGCAGGGAGTACAACCTCTGAATGTACTGGAAACGCTATCACAGAACGCTACTCAGCTTTCAGTTCATAGCTCCACTGATTTGAGCCGTGACTCTAGCATCAGCATTAATACTCTCGATTTTGCTGCTATCCTCAAAGCCTCTCAAAGCCTCTCTGGTACGATTCAATTAGATGAACTGCTGTACCAACTGACTCAGATTATTCTCCAACATTCTGGGGGCGATCGCTGTGCCTTAATCCTACCTAATAGTCAAGGAGAATGGCAGGTGAGAGCCATTGCCACACCCGAAACCATAAAACTGTATTCCCAACCCCTAGAAAGCAATCCTGACTTACCTCTCAAGTTGATACACTACGTCAAAAATACTCAAGAAATTGTGATGATTGACGAACTCAAAACTAATTTACCTGTAATCGATGAGTATTTACGTCAACGACAACCAAAAAGTTTGCTGTGCTTGCCGATTCTCAATCAAGGACATTTAATTGGAATTTTGTATTTGAAGAATCGCTCCACCAGTGGTGTATTTACGAGTAATCGCATCCTCATTCTCAACTTTCTTTGTATCCAAGCGGCGATTTCTCTGGAAAATGCCCGGCTGTATCAAGATTCACAAATTTATGCTCAACAGTTAGAACAATCTCTAGAAAAATTACGACTCAGTGAAGCCCGCTTTCAAAAACTGGCAGATAATGTTCCTGGCATGATTTATCAGATCCGCATTAAAGCCGATGGTTCAGCTTCAGTACCCTACGTCAGTTCTGGGTGTCAAACTCTTTACGAAGTCCCAGCAGAAGATTTCCTCTCAGGGAAATATAGCCTGCGTGATTTTGAACATCCCGACGATGGAGCAGAGGCCTTTCGGGCAGTTATTGAGTCAGCACAAAATCTTACCCCATTTCAACATGAGTGGCGCATTGTTACACCGAATGGGAATATCAAGTGGGTAAAAGCTGCTTCTCAGCCAGAACGCAAAGAGGATGGTGAAATGGTATGGGATGGAATGCTAATTAATATTAGCGATCGCAAACGTGCTGAAGCTGCAATTGAGCAAAAATCCCAGGAACTTGAAAAAGCTCTACAAGAACTACAAAAAGCCCAACTACAAATGGTGCAAAATGAAAAAATGTCTGCACTAGGTAACTTAGTTGCTGGGGTAGCCCATGAAATGAACAATCCTCTTGGCTTTATTTCTGCAAGTCTTGTACAAGCTAAACCTACTTTGGCTGACATCACCGAACACCTGAAACTATATCAAAAAACTTTACCCAATCCCCAGGAGGAAATTATCGATCATGCTGAAGAAATTGACTTAGATTATAGCTTAGAAGACTTCCCGAAGATGATCGATGCAATGGTGATAGCTTGTGACAGATTGAAAAATATTAGCACCAGCTTAAGAACTTTCTCTCGTGCCGATAAAGAATATAAAGTGCTATTTAACATTAATGAAGGTATTGATAGTACAATTTTAATTCTCAAACATCGCCTCAAAGCTAACGAACAACGTCCAGAAATTGTAGTGATCACTGAGTATGCTAATTTATCACCAATTCCATGTTTCCCTGGACAATTAAATCAGGTATTTATGAATATTCTGGCTAATGCTATTGATGCTTTAGATGAATCAAATACCGAGCGTAGTTTTCATGATATTCAAGCAGATCCTCACAAAATTATCATTAAAACTGCAATTGAAAACCATAATTTAAAAATATCGATTGCTGATAATGGTAAAGGAATGAGTGAAGATATAAAAACACGTATATTCGACCATTTATTTACCACCAAAGCAATTGGCAAAGGTACAGGATTAGGACTAGCTATTTCTCGGCAAATTGTGGAAGAAAAGCATGGCGGAATAATTGAAGTTAATTCTGTTTTAGGAGCGGGAACGGAATTTGTAATTTCCATTCCCGCTGTAGATGAGTTTATTAAACTTCATTCGTGA
- a CDS encoding DUF3368 domain-containing protein, which translates to MQIILNSSPLIFLSKLNYLNQFFESPDNFYIPQSVADEIKAKSDPSSQTVQALINTSNLKIRSSKLITLVNSLNQRLGKGESEAIALAIELSTDYVLLDDSTARREAIRLGLNIKGTLAVIKKLSKDGKISIKSLDELYQQLMKIEFRVKRSLFDQIFSED; encoded by the coding sequence ATGCAGATTATTCTTAATTCATCGCCACTGATTTTTTTGTCAAAATTGAACTATTTGAATCAGTTTTTTGAATCTCCTGATAATTTCTACATTCCTCAATCTGTTGCAGATGAAATCAAAGCTAAATCAGATCCATCTAGCCAAACTGTTCAAGCTCTAATTAACACTAGTAATCTTAAAATTCGATCATCCAAGTTAATAACTCTTGTCAATAGTTTAAATCAACGCTTGGGAAAAGGAGAATCAGAAGCTATTGCCTTGGCAATTGAGTTAAGCACAGATTATGTTTTGCTAGATGACTCAACAGCCAGAAGAGAAGCCATAAGACTCGGTTTAAATATCAAAGGTACGTTAGCCGTTATTAAGAAATTGAGCAAAGATGGCAAAATCAGTATTAAAAGCTTGGATGAGCTTTATCAACAACTTATGAAAATTGAGTTTAGAGTTAAAAGGTCTTTGTTTGATCAAATCTTTTCTGAAGATTGA
- a CDS encoding DUF2358 domain-containing protein — protein sequence MENKLQVEQVIETLKQDLPTLFKKDISYDIYTQDIYFQDPVNKFKWKFNYRIIFWTLRFHARLFFTQIYFDVHEVYQSAEDIILAKWTVRGVLRVPWKARILFNGYSTYKLSPDTLIYEHIDTWDRKPSEILGQFWQKGGDN from the coding sequence GTGGAAAATAAATTACAAGTAGAGCAAGTAATTGAAACTCTTAAACAAGACTTGCCAACACTTTTTAAAAAAGATATTTCTTATGACATTTATACACAAGATATCTACTTTCAAGACCCGGTGAATAAATTCAAATGGAAATTCAACTATCGCATTATATTTTGGACGCTGCGATTTCACGCCCGGCTATTTTTCACACAAATTTATTTTGATGTACATGAAGTGTATCAATCAGCAGAAGATATTATTTTAGCAAAGTGGACTGTTCGCGGGGTTTTACGTGTTCCCTGGAAAGCACGTATTTTGTTTAATGGCTATTCAACATATAAACTCAGTCCAGATACTTTGATATACGAGCATATTGATACCTGGGATCGTAAACCAAGCGAAATATTAGGACAGTTTTGGCAAAAAGGAGGAGACAATTAG
- a CDS encoding Uma2 family endonuclease — translation MQLETQKRYYTPEEYLELEEKAQFRSEYCNGEIIPMTGGTTNHNKITGNLYAYLKFALKGRNYDIYISDVRLWIPRYRQYTYPDVMVIQGQPVYTGTNTTTVMNPLLIAEVLSKSTKNYDQGDKFLYYRSIPEFQEYILINQYHHHVMQYVKTAAGQWLFTELEGESATLEMQTIDFQIQLSDLYEQVNFADSDEEN, via the coding sequence ATGCAATTAGAAACACAAAAACGTTATTACACACCAGAAGAATATTTAGAACTTGAAGAGAAGGCGCAATTTAGAAGCGAATACTGCAATGGAGAAATTATTCCGATGACGGGTGGTACTACTAATCATAATAAAATCACAGGCAACCTTTATGCCTATTTGAAGTTTGCTTTGAAAGGTAGAAATTATGATATTTATATTAGTGATGTTCGCTTGTGGATACCCAGATATCGTCAGTACACCTATCCAGATGTGATGGTAATTCAGGGACAACCTGTTTATACAGGAACGAATACGACTACTGTCATGAATCCTTTACTAATTGCGGAAGTGTTATCTAAATCCACAAAAAACTACGACCAAGGAGATAAGTTTTTATATTATCGTTCTATCCCTGAATTTCAAGAATATATTTTAATCAATCAATATCATCATCATGTAATGCAATATGTCAAAACTGCGGCAGGTCAATGGTTATTTACTGAACTTGAAGGCGAATCTGCAACTTTAGAAATGCAAACAATTGATTTTCAAATTCAATTAAGTGACCTTTACGAGCAAGTTAATTTTGCAGATAGTGATGAAGAAAATTAA
- a CDS encoding translation initiation factor, translated as MSSNKNFAYREFGDDNSPATERPIAELPPQQQNLKVQASRKGRKGKTVTVISGFQAKPETLADLVKQLKTQCGTGGTVKDNEIEIQGDHKQKILEILTKLGYKAKISGG; from the coding sequence ATGTCTTCCAACAAAAATTTTGCCTACCGCGAATTTGGCGACGATAACTCTCCAGCCACAGAAAGACCAATTGCAGAACTACCCCCACAACAACAAAATCTGAAAGTGCAAGCTTCTCGCAAAGGACGCAAGGGTAAAACTGTGACTGTGATTAGTGGTTTTCAAGCCAAACCCGAAACTTTGGCAGATTTAGTTAAACAATTGAAAACCCAGTGTGGTACGGGTGGCACAGTCAAGGATAATGAAATTGAAATTCAAGGAGATCATAAACAGAAGATTCTGGAAATTTTGACCAAGCTAGGTTACAAAGCTAAAATCAGCGGGGGCTAG
- the trpB gene encoding tryptophan synthase subunit beta: MTTTPLSPTSSSNAQVPDIQGRFGRFGGKYVPETLMPALAELETAYQQYRNDPSFQAELQQLLRDYVGRATPLYFAERLTSHYARPDGTGAQIYLKREDLNHTGAHKINNALAQVLLAKRMGKQRIIAETGAGQHGVATATVCARFGLECIIYMGVHDMERQALNVFRMRLMGAEVRPVEAGTGTLKDATSEAIRDWVTNVETTHYILGSVAGPHPYPMMVRDFHAVIGQETRAQAIEKWGGLPDILIACVGGGSNAMGLFYEFVNDQSVRLIGVEAAGEGVNTTKHAATLTKGQVGVLHGAMSYLLQDEDGQIIEAHSISAGLDYPGVGPEHSYMKDIGRAEYYSVTDEQALAAFQQLSRLEGIIPALETAHAIAYLETLCPQLSGSPKIVINCSGRGDKDVQTAAKFLMPA, from the coding sequence GTGACTACAACCCCCCTCTCTCCAACTTCTTCCTCAAATGCTCAGGTTCCCGATATACAAGGACGCTTTGGACGCTTTGGCGGTAAGTACGTCCCGGAAACACTGATGCCTGCTCTTGCAGAACTTGAAACAGCTTATCAGCAATACCGCAATGATCCTAGTTTTCAAGCAGAACTACAACAACTGCTGCGAGACTATGTAGGACGCGCTACACCGTTGTATTTTGCTGAACGCCTTACCAGTCACTATGCCCGCCCAGATGGCACAGGGGCGCAGATTTATTTAAAACGTGAGGACTTGAATCACACAGGCGCTCATAAAATTAATAATGCCCTTGCTCAGGTATTGTTGGCAAAGCGCATGGGTAAACAGCGAATTATTGCCGAAACAGGTGCTGGACAACATGGAGTTGCGACAGCGACAGTTTGCGCTCGTTTTGGGCTGGAATGCATAATTTATATGGGTGTTCACGACATGGAACGCCAAGCCTTAAACGTTTTCAGAATGCGGCTGATGGGAGCCGAAGTTCGTCCAGTAGAGGCGGGAACAGGAACTTTAAAAGATGCAACTTCGGAAGCAATTCGAGATTGGGTGACGAATGTCGAAACGACTCATTATATCTTAGGTTCCGTAGCCGGACCTCATCCTTACCCGATGATGGTACGTGATTTTCATGCTGTGATTGGACAAGAAACTCGCGCCCAAGCAATAGAAAAATGGGGCGGATTACCTGATATTTTGATAGCCTGTGTGGGTGGTGGTTCCAATGCGATGGGATTATTCTACGAATTTGTCAATGACCAGTCTGTAAGATTAATTGGGGTGGAAGCAGCCGGAGAAGGTGTCAACACTACAAAACATGCAGCAACCTTGACAAAAGGACAAGTAGGTGTATTGCATGGAGCAATGAGCTATTTGCTGCAAGATGAGGATGGACAAATAATTGAGGCACACTCGATTAGTGCAGGTTTAGATTATCCTGGTGTAGGGCCAGAACACAGCTATATGAAGGATATTGGCCGGGCTGAATATTATAGTGTGACTGATGAACAGGCTTTAGCGGCATTCCAGCAATTGTCCCGTTTGGAGGGAATTATACCAGCTTTAGAAACCGCTCATGCGATCGCCTACTTGGAAACTTTATGTCCTCAACTCAGCGGTAGTCCTAAAATTGTGATTAACTGTTCTGGGCGTGGTGATAAAGATGTCCAAACAGCAGCAAAGTTTTTAATGCCTGCTTAA